The DNA segment CGCGGCTCCGGATCGACCGCGACGGCGGATGGTTCCACGAAGGCGAGGAGGTGAGCCACGAAGGCATCCTCGCGAGCCTGCGCCAAGGCCTCCAGGTGGACGTGGCCGGCCACTTCCTCCAAATCGGTCCGGCGCGGGTGCCGGTGGAGGTCGAGGACGCGCCGTTCGCCGTCGTCAGATTCGAGGCGGATGGGGACGGCTTCGCGCTCTGGCTGAATGACGGGAGCCGCGAGGCGCTCGACCCCGGGAGCCTCAGGCTGCGGGCGGGGGATGTGCCCTACTGCCGGGTGAAGGACGGCCGCTTCGAGGCGCGCTTCAGCCGCGCGGCGGCGTGGCAACTGCTCCAGCACGTGGCGGCGCAGCCTGAAGACGGGCCGCCGACGCTCAGAGTCGGCGGGCGACGCTACGCGCTCGGCGCATGACCGCGGACCTCTCTGAGAGTTGCCAGCATCTCGCCGTGGATCTTGCCGTTGGACGCGACGACGGACGGCGCATCCAGGTCGACCGGACCGCCGTCGGGGCTCGTTGCGCGGCCTCCCGCCTCCTCGACCATGAGACAGCCCGCGGCCACGTCCCAGGGGCCGAGCTTGAGCTCCCAGAAGGCGTCGAGGCGGCCGGCGGCGACCAGGGCGAGATTGATGGCGGCCGAGCCCATCTCGCGCACGCTCCGGCAGCGGACCATGAAGGCCGCGTGCTCGGCCAGGTTGTTGTCCCGGATCGTGCGGATGTCGTACGGATACCCGGTGGAGAGAAGGCTCAGGTCGAGCGTGGGCGTCTCGGAGACACGCATGGGCGCTCCGTTGAGGAAGGCGCCCTGTCCGCGCCGCGCGGTGAAGCACTCCTCGCGGTTGGGGTCGTACACGACGCCCAGGGCCACGACTCCGTCGATCTCGAGGGCGATGGAGACGGCGAAGAAGGGCATCCCGTGCGCGTAGTTGGTCGTGCCGTCGAGCGGATCGACGATCCAGCGATGGGTCGCCGGGCCCGCTTGCCCTCCGCCCTCTTCTGCCAGGATCGCGTGGTCCGGGAAGCGCCGCCCGATGCACTCGACGATGAGCGCCTCGGCCTCGCGGTCCATTTCCGTAACGATGTTGCTCGGGCTGCCCTTGTAGTCGATCTGACGGAGGGAGCCCAAGCGTCCGAGAAGGAGGCCGCCGGCGCGCCTGGCGGCGTCCACCGCGACCTCGAGGAAAGAGTCGGCCATGTCCTTCGAAGCGTAGCACACGCGCGGCTTGACAGCCGTGCGACGCTTCGACGAAAGTTGCTGCGCCATTGGGATCCTTCGCTGTCGAGAGGAGAGCCATGCGCATCGTCGTGATGGGAGCGGGCGGTACCGGCGGCTACTTCGGGGCGAAGCTCGCGCGGGCGGGGGAGGACGTCACCTTCGTGGCGCGCGGCGCGCACCTGGAGGCCATCCGGGCGCGGGGTCTCCGCGTGAAGTCGGCCATCGACGGCGAGTGGGTGGTCCGGGCGCCCGCCGTCGAGCGGCTCGCCGGCCTGCCGCCCGCCGATCTGGTCCTCTTCTGCGTCAAGTCCTTCGACACCGACAGCGCGGGCGAAGCCATCAAGCCCGTCGTGGGGCCGGACACGGGCGTGCTGCCGGTCCAGAACGGCGTGGACAACGAGGAGCGGCTCGAGCGCATCCTGGGGCCCGGTCACGTGATGGGAGGAGTCGCCCAAGTGCTGGCGACGATCGAGGCACCGGGCGTCGTCAGCCATAGGTTCCTGGGCCGCATCGTCTTCGGGGAGATGGACGGCCGCGAGAGCGGGCGGGCGCGCGCATTTCTCCAGGCCTGCGAGCGGGCCGGGATCCAGGCTCAGATCTCCGCCAACATGCTTCGGGCCCTGTGGGAAAAGTACGTGTTCATTGCCGCGCACGCCGGCATGACGGCACTGACGCGCTCCCCCGCCGGCGTCGTCCGGGCCGTGCCCGAGACCAGGGCGATGTACCGCCTCATCCTCGGCGAGATGGTGGCGCTGGGGAACGCGGCGGGGGCGGGGCTCGATGCGGGCTTGGCGGACACCGCCATGGGAATGCTCGACAATCTCGGCGCCGCCTTCACTTCCTCGCTCCACCACGACCTGGCGGAGGGCAAGCGCCTGGAGCTCGAGGCGCTGCACGGACACGCCGTGCGGTTGGGAGAGCGGCACGGCATCCCGACGCCGATGCTGTTCGCCGTGTACGCCGCGCTCAAGCCGTACGCCGACGGTCCGCCGCAGACGGCCACGGCCTAGCCTCGGTATACTGGGCGGGTGTCTCCCGCCCGGCGCGTTCTCGGATACCTCCGTCCCTACGCCGCCCGCTACGGCGCAGGCGCCGGCTGCTTAGCACTCGCCACGGGCTTTTCGCTGGGGATCCCGTGGCAGATCAAGGAGGCGGTGGACG comes from the Candidatus Rokuibacteriota bacterium genome and includes:
- a CDS encoding DUF1285 domain-containing protein codes for the protein MASSDSSTWKLPRLRIDRDGGWFHEGEEVSHEGILASLRQGLQVDVAGHFLQIGPARVPVEVEDAPFAVVRFEADGDGFALWLNDGSREALDPGSLRLRAGDVPYCRVKDGRFEARFSRAAAWQLLQHVAAQPEDGPPTLRVGGRRYALGA
- a CDS encoding inositol monophosphatase family protein; amino-acid sequence: MADSFLEVAVDAARRAGGLLLGRLGSLRQIDYKGSPSNIVTEMDREAEALIVECIGRRFPDHAILAEEGGGQAGPATHRWIVDPLDGTTNYAHGMPFFAVSIALEIDGVVALGVVYDPNREECFTARRGQGAFLNGAPMRVSETPTLDLSLLSTGYPYDIRTIRDNNLAEHAAFMVRCRSVREMGSAAINLALVAAGRLDAFWELKLGPWDVAAGCLMVEEAGGRATSPDGGPVDLDAPSVVASNGKIHGEMLATLREVRGHAPSA
- a CDS encoding 2-dehydropantoate 2-reductase; amino-acid sequence: MRIVVMGAGGTGGYFGAKLARAGEDVTFVARGAHLEAIRARGLRVKSAIDGEWVVRAPAVERLAGLPPADLVLFCVKSFDTDSAGEAIKPVVGPDTGVLPVQNGVDNEERLERILGPGHVMGGVAQVLATIEAPGVVSHRFLGRIVFGEMDGRESGRARAFLQACERAGIQAQISANMLRALWEKYVFIAAHAGMTALTRSPAGVVRAVPETRAMYRLILGEMVALGNAAGAGLDAGLADTAMGMLDNLGAAFTSSLHHDLAEGKRLELEALHGHAVRLGERHGIPTPMLFAVYAALKPYADGPPQTATA